The following coding sequences are from one Manis pentadactyla isolate mManPen7 chromosome 13, mManPen7.hap1, whole genome shotgun sequence window:
- the CNOT6 gene encoding CCR4-NOT transcription complex subunit 6 isoform X2 produces MPKEKYEPPDPRRMYTIMSSEEAANGKKSYWAELEISGKVRSLSSSLWSLTHLTALHLSDNYLSRIPSDIAKLHNLVYLDLSSNKIRSLPAELGNMVSLRELHLNNNLLRVLPFELGKLFQLQTLGLKGNPLTQDILNLYLEPDGTRRLLNYLLDNLAGTAKRISTEQPPPRSWIMLKEPDRTRPTALFSVMCYNVLCDKYATRQLYGYCPSWALNWDYRKKAIIQEILSCNADIISLQEVETEQYYSFFLVELKERGYNGFFSPKSRARTMSEQERKHVDGCAIFFKTEKFTLVQKHTVEFNQLAMANSEGSEAMLNRVMTKDNIGVAILLELREELIEMSSGKPHLGAEKQLILVANAHMHWDPEYSDVKLVQTMMFLSEVKNIIDKASRSLQSSVLGEFGTIPLVLCADLNSLPDSGVVEYLSTGGVETNHKDFKELRYNESLTNFSCNGKHGTTNGRITHGFRLKSAYESGLMPYTNYTFDFKNSVVLVFHSYLTDAC; encoded by the exons GAAAAGTCAGAAGCCTAAGCTCATCTTTGTGGTCACTGACTCACTTGACAGCTTTGCATCTGAGTGACAACTACCTGTCCCGCATCCCTTCAGACATTGCCAAGCTTCACAATCTGGTGTATCTGGACTTGTCCTCTAATAAAATCCGGAGTTTACCGGCAGAACTCGGAAACATGGTATCACTCAG GGAACTCCATTTAAATAACAACCTGTTACGAGTTCTACCTTTTGAGCTGGGAAAACTGTTTCAGTTGCAGACTTTAGGCCTGAAAG gaaATCCACTTACCCAGGATATACTGAACCTCTATCTGGAACCAGATGGAACAAGAAGGCTACTGAACTACTTGCTTGATAATTTGGCAGGTACTGCAAAAAGAA TTTCAACAGAACAGCCACCTCCAAGATCGTGGATTATGTTAAAAGAACCAGACAGAACAAGGCCAACTG CCTTGTTTTCTGTCATGTGCTATAATGTTCTTTGTGATAAATATGCGACCCGGCAGTTATACGGCTACTGTCCATCATGGGCACTAAATTGGGACTACAGGAAAAAGGCCATTATTCAAGAAATCTTGAGCTGCAATGCTGATATCATAAGTCTTCAG GAGGTTGAAACAGAACAGTATTACAGTTTTTTTCTGGTAGAACTGAAAGAACGTGGCTATAATGGATTCTTTAGTCCTAAATCTAGAGCTAGGACAATGTcagaacaagaaagaaaacatgttGATGGCTGTGCAATATTCTTCAAGACAGAAAA ATTTACTTTGGTTCAGAAGCACACTGTTGAATTTAATCAGCTAGCAATGGCGAATTCAGAAGGGTCTGAAGCTATGTTGAACAGAGTCATGACAAAAGACAACATTGGAGTTGCGATACTGCTAGAACTTCGGGAGGAATTGATTGAAATGTCAT CTGGAAAGCCACATCTTGGAGCAGAAAAACAACTTATTCTTGTGGCTAATGCGCATATGCATTGGGACCCTGAATACTCCGATGTGAAGTTGGTTCAAACCATGATGTTCCTCTCAGAAGTGAAGAACATTATTGATAAAGCCTCTCGAAGTCTCCAGTCCAGTGTATTGGGAGAATTTGGAACTATTCCACTGGTGTTATGTGCAGATCTTAATTCTTTGCCTGACTCTG GTGTTGTAGAATATTTGAGCACAGGTGGAGTAGAAACAAATCATAAGGACTTTAAGGAACTGAGATATAATGAAAGTCTTACCAACTTCAGCTGTAATGGGAAACACGGGACGACCAACGGAAGGATTACTCATGGTTTCAGGTTAAAGAGCGCCTACGAGAGCGGCCTAATGCCTTACACCAACTACACGTTTGACTTCAAG AATTCCGTGGTGTTGGTGTTCCATTCGTACTTGACAGACGCCTGTTAG
- the CNOT6 gene encoding CCR4-NOT transcription complex subunit 6 isoform X3 yields the protein MVSLRELHLNNNLLRVLPFELGKLFQLQTLGLKGNPLTQDILNLYLEPDGTRRLLNYLLDNLAGTAKRISTEQPPPRSWIMLKEPDRTRPTALFSVMCYNVLCDKYATRQLYGYCPSWALNWDYRKKAIIQEILSCNADIISLQEVETEQYYSFFLVELKERGYNGFFSPKSRARTMSEQERKHVDGCAIFFKTEKFTLVQKHTVEFNQLAMANSEGSEAMLNRVMTKDNIGVAILLELREELIEMSSGKPHLGAEKQLILVANAHMHWDPEYSDVKLVQTMMFLSEVKNIIDKASRSLQSSVLGEFGTIPLVLCADLNSLPDSGVVEYLSTGGVETNHKDFKELRYNESLTNFSCNGKHGTTNGRITHGFRLKSAYESGLMPYTNYTFDFKGIIDYIFYSKPQLNTLGILGPLDHHWLVENNISGCPHPLIPSDHFSLFAQLELLLPFLPQVNGIHLPGRR from the exons ATGGTATCACTCAG GGAACTCCATTTAAATAACAACCTGTTACGAGTTCTACCTTTTGAGCTGGGAAAACTGTTTCAGTTGCAGACTTTAGGCCTGAAAG gaaATCCACTTACCCAGGATATACTGAACCTCTATCTGGAACCAGATGGAACAAGAAGGCTACTGAACTACTTGCTTGATAATTTGGCAGGTACTGCAAAAAGAA TTTCAACAGAACAGCCACCTCCAAGATCGTGGATTATGTTAAAAGAACCAGACAGAACAAGGCCAACTG CCTTGTTTTCTGTCATGTGCTATAATGTTCTTTGTGATAAATATGCGACCCGGCAGTTATACGGCTACTGTCCATCATGGGCACTAAATTGGGACTACAGGAAAAAGGCCATTATTCAAGAAATCTTGAGCTGCAATGCTGATATCATAAGTCTTCAG GAGGTTGAAACAGAACAGTATTACAGTTTTTTTCTGGTAGAACTGAAAGAACGTGGCTATAATGGATTCTTTAGTCCTAAATCTAGAGCTAGGACAATGTcagaacaagaaagaaaacatgttGATGGCTGTGCAATATTCTTCAAGACAGAAAA ATTTACTTTGGTTCAGAAGCACACTGTTGAATTTAATCAGCTAGCAATGGCGAATTCAGAAGGGTCTGAAGCTATGTTGAACAGAGTCATGACAAAAGACAACATTGGAGTTGCGATACTGCTAGAACTTCGGGAGGAATTGATTGAAATGTCAT CTGGAAAGCCACATCTTGGAGCAGAAAAACAACTTATTCTTGTGGCTAATGCGCATATGCATTGGGACCCTGAATACTCCGATGTGAAGTTGGTTCAAACCATGATGTTCCTCTCAGAAGTGAAGAACATTATTGATAAAGCCTCTCGAAGTCTCCAGTCCAGTGTATTGGGAGAATTTGGAACTATTCCACTGGTGTTATGTGCAGATCTTAATTCTTTGCCTGACTCTG GTGTTGTAGAATATTTGAGCACAGGTGGAGTAGAAACAAATCATAAGGACTTTAAGGAACTGAGATATAATGAAAGTCTTACCAACTTCAGCTGTAATGGGAAACACGGGACGACCAACGGAAGGATTACTCATGGTTTCAGGTTAAAGAGCGCCTACGAGAGCGGCCTAATGCCTTACACCAACTACACGTTTGACTTCAAG gGTATAATTGACTACATCTTCTACTCTAAACCTCAGCTGAACACTTTAGGCATCCTGGGACCTCTGGACCACCATTGGCTAGTTGAGAATAATATCAGCGGCTGCCCACACCCACTCATTCCCTCTGACCACTTCTCACTTTTTGCACAACTGGAGCTCTTACTGCCCTTCCTGCCCCAAGTCAATGGCATTCACCTTCCTGGCAGGAGGTAG
- the CNOT6 gene encoding CCR4-NOT transcription complex subunit 6 isoform X1 gives MPKEKYEPPDPRRMYTIMSSEEAANGKKSYWAELEISGKVRSLSSSLWSLTHLTALHLSDNYLSRIPSDIAKLHNLVYLDLSSNKIRSLPAELGNMVSLRELHLNNNLLRVLPFELGKLFQLQTLGLKGNPLTQDILNLYLEPDGTRRLLNYLLDNLAGTAKRISTEQPPPRSWIMLKEPDRTRPTALFSVMCYNVLCDKYATRQLYGYCPSWALNWDYRKKAIIQEILSCNADIISLQEVETEQYYSFFLVELKERGYNGFFSPKSRARTMSEQERKHVDGCAIFFKTEKFTLVQKHTVEFNQLAMANSEGSEAMLNRVMTKDNIGVAILLELREELIEMSSGKPHLGAEKQLILVANAHMHWDPEYSDVKLVQTMMFLSEVKNIIDKASRSLQSSVLGEFGTIPLVLCADLNSLPDSGVVEYLSTGGVETNHKDFKELRYNESLTNFSCNGKHGTTNGRITHGFRLKSAYESGLMPYTNYTFDFKGIIDYIFYSKPQLNTLGILGPLDHHWLVENNISGCPHPLIPSDHFSLFAQLELLLPFLPQVNGIHLPGRR, from the exons GAAAAGTCAGAAGCCTAAGCTCATCTTTGTGGTCACTGACTCACTTGACAGCTTTGCATCTGAGTGACAACTACCTGTCCCGCATCCCTTCAGACATTGCCAAGCTTCACAATCTGGTGTATCTGGACTTGTCCTCTAATAAAATCCGGAGTTTACCGGCAGAACTCGGAAACATGGTATCACTCAG GGAACTCCATTTAAATAACAACCTGTTACGAGTTCTACCTTTTGAGCTGGGAAAACTGTTTCAGTTGCAGACTTTAGGCCTGAAAG gaaATCCACTTACCCAGGATATACTGAACCTCTATCTGGAACCAGATGGAACAAGAAGGCTACTGAACTACTTGCTTGATAATTTGGCAGGTACTGCAAAAAGAA TTTCAACAGAACAGCCACCTCCAAGATCGTGGATTATGTTAAAAGAACCAGACAGAACAAGGCCAACTG CCTTGTTTTCTGTCATGTGCTATAATGTTCTTTGTGATAAATATGCGACCCGGCAGTTATACGGCTACTGTCCATCATGGGCACTAAATTGGGACTACAGGAAAAAGGCCATTATTCAAGAAATCTTGAGCTGCAATGCTGATATCATAAGTCTTCAG GAGGTTGAAACAGAACAGTATTACAGTTTTTTTCTGGTAGAACTGAAAGAACGTGGCTATAATGGATTCTTTAGTCCTAAATCTAGAGCTAGGACAATGTcagaacaagaaagaaaacatgttGATGGCTGTGCAATATTCTTCAAGACAGAAAA ATTTACTTTGGTTCAGAAGCACACTGTTGAATTTAATCAGCTAGCAATGGCGAATTCAGAAGGGTCTGAAGCTATGTTGAACAGAGTCATGACAAAAGACAACATTGGAGTTGCGATACTGCTAGAACTTCGGGAGGAATTGATTGAAATGTCAT CTGGAAAGCCACATCTTGGAGCAGAAAAACAACTTATTCTTGTGGCTAATGCGCATATGCATTGGGACCCTGAATACTCCGATGTGAAGTTGGTTCAAACCATGATGTTCCTCTCAGAAGTGAAGAACATTATTGATAAAGCCTCTCGAAGTCTCCAGTCCAGTGTATTGGGAGAATTTGGAACTATTCCACTGGTGTTATGTGCAGATCTTAATTCTTTGCCTGACTCTG GTGTTGTAGAATATTTGAGCACAGGTGGAGTAGAAACAAATCATAAGGACTTTAAGGAACTGAGATATAATGAAAGTCTTACCAACTTCAGCTGTAATGGGAAACACGGGACGACCAACGGAAGGATTACTCATGGTTTCAGGTTAAAGAGCGCCTACGAGAGCGGCCTAATGCCTTACACCAACTACACGTTTGACTTCAAG gGTATAATTGACTACATCTTCTACTCTAAACCTCAGCTGAACACTTTAGGCATCCTGGGACCTCTGGACCACCATTGGCTAGTTGAGAATAATATCAGCGGCTGCCCACACCCACTCATTCCCTCTGACCACTTCTCACTTTTTGCACAACTGGAGCTCTTACTGCCCTTCCTGCCCCAAGTCAATGGCATTCACCTTCCTGGCAGGAGGTAG